Proteins co-encoded in one Diprion similis isolate iyDipSimi1 chromosome 13, iyDipSimi1.1, whole genome shotgun sequence genomic window:
- the LOC124413930 gene encoding omega-conotoxin-like protein 1 has product MSKLLFYVCIALLVGTVISASTGQRPGSSAGPTCKSHGDPCNTQNECCANTRCNKYAHRCQVIITEADLTKKKPN; this is encoded by the exons ATGTCGAAGCTGCTGTTTTACGTTTGCATAGCTCTGCTCGTCGGAACCGTTATATCGGCATCGACCGGCCAAAGACCGGGAAGCAGTGCTGGACCAACATGCAAGAGCCACGGTGATCCG TGCAACACGCAGAACGAGTGCTGCGCAAATACAAGGTGCAACAAGTACGCTCACAGGTGTCAAGTGATTATAACCGAAGCAGATCTGACCAAGAAGAAACCTAattaa